A single window of Pseudarthrobacter psychrotolerans DNA harbors:
- a CDS encoding helix-turn-helix domain-containing protein, translating into MSDEPTQRRFLTIEQAAEELNVKQSLIRGLIRTGELRTILTV; encoded by the coding sequence GTGTCTGACGAACCCACACAACGCCGCTTCCTGACCATCGAGCAGGCCGCTGAAGAGCTGAACGTCAAGCAAAGCCTCATCAGGGGCCTCATCAGGACCGGTGAGCTGCGCACGATTCTCACCGTCTGA
- a CDS encoding DUF4177 domain-containing protein, whose translation MQYVVIQVILKEKLWGTGSGNLTSLEKAINDQAAKGYRLHTITTSSSGSKGLGGGDRIQATMVFESLG comes from the coding sequence ATGCAGTACGTCGTCATACAGGTGATACTCAAAGAGAAACTGTGGGGAACCGGTTCGGGCAACCTGACCTCCCTGGAGAAGGCGATCAATGATCAGGCCGCGAAGGGCTACCGGCTCCACACGATTACCACCTCTAGCAGCGGGAGCAAGGGACTTGGCGGAGGTGACCGCATCCAGGCAACCATGGTGTTCGAGAGCCTCGGATAA
- a CDS encoding helix-turn-helix transcriptional regulator gives MDDHKALRAVGELLAEGRGRLGLTQAEFAVRAGLGVQSLRFFEKGYRWPGQSVRLRIETGLGWYVGAITEFRERAATGQSVDSSLETMTLTSQPGPGEDPVGGAE, from the coding sequence ATGGATGACCACAAGGCGCTCAGGGCGGTTGGAGAACTTCTCGCGGAAGGACGGGGCCGGCTCGGTTTGACGCAGGCGGAGTTCGCCGTGCGTGCTGGTTTGGGGGTCCAGAGCCTGCGGTTTTTCGAAAAAGGGTATCGCTGGCCAGGGCAGAGTGTGCGCCTGAGAATCGAGACAGGCCTGGGCTGGTATGTGGGGGCCATCACTGAATTCCGGGAGCGGGCAGCAACTGGCCAGAGTGTGGATTCTTCTCTTGAGACAATGACTCTGACCAGCCAGCCGGGCCCCGGCGAAGACCCGGTCGGCGGAGCGGAGTAG
- a CDS encoding NAD(P)H-dependent oxidoreductase, whose product MVRIAIVLGSTRPGRAGKAVADWVYEQAKKRSDAQFELVDVADFGLPLLDEPLPPSLGRYRNEHTKAWAQVIASFDGYIIVAGEYNHSVPGALKNAIDYLYREWNNKAVGFVSYGSAGGIRAVEHLRQIAAEVQMADVRAQVSLPLATEFENYTTFTPSPLAVQGLGPVFDQVIAWAGALKMLHP is encoded by the coding sequence ATGGTGAGGATAGCCATCGTGCTGGGAAGCACCCGCCCCGGCAGGGCCGGGAAAGCGGTCGCGGACTGGGTCTATGAGCAGGCGAAGAAGCGTTCTGATGCACAGTTCGAACTTGTCGATGTGGCCGACTTCGGTCTACCGCTGCTGGATGAACCGCTCCCGCCCTCCCTCGGGCGGTACCGGAACGAGCATACGAAGGCCTGGGCGCAGGTCATCGCCTCCTTCGACGGATACATCATCGTCGCCGGCGAATACAACCACTCCGTGCCGGGGGCACTGAAGAATGCCATCGATTACCTCTACCGGGAGTGGAACAACAAAGCCGTCGGTTTCGTCAGCTACGGCAGCGCCGGCGGGATCCGGGCGGTGGAACATCTGCGGCAGATCGCCGCCGAAGTGCAGATGGCCGATGTCCGCGCCCAGGTCTCCCTACCACTGGCCACGGAGTTCGAAAACTACACCACGTTCACCCCGTCGCCCCTGGCGGTGCAGGGCCTGGGACCGGTCTTCGACCAGGTCATCGCGTGGGCCGGGGCCCTCAAAATGCTGCACCCCTGA
- a CDS encoding response regulator encodes MVRNWPGDHMNARGICLVIEDDLDIRELLVLILSGMGFDVRAAATGAAGIRAAKALDPTLMTLDLGLPDISGHDVARSLREYSNAPIIMITGRARTSDELDGMAAGATAYLTKPFRPVQLRELVQEL; translated from the coding sequence ATGGTGAGGAATTGGCCGGGGGACCACATGAATGCACGCGGGATTTGCCTTGTCATCGAAGATGACCTCGACATCCGGGAACTGCTCGTACTGATCCTCTCCGGCATGGGCTTTGACGTGCGGGCCGCAGCCACCGGGGCGGCAGGGATTCGCGCGGCCAAGGCACTGGATCCGACCCTGATGACGTTGGATCTCGGCTTACCGGACATAAGCGGCCACGACGTTGCCCGCAGCCTCAGGGAATATTCAAATGCGCCGATCATCATGATCACCGGACGGGCCAGGACCAGCGACGAACTCGACGGCATGGCCGCCGGTGCTACCGCCTACCTGACCAAACCCTTCCGGCCTGTACAGCTCAGGGAACTGGTGCAGGAACTGTGA